One part of the Bacillus sp. FJAT-45350 genome encodes these proteins:
- a CDS encoding copper amine oxidase N-terminal domain-containing protein has product MKVLRFVLLSLALFCIFNLSVNHAHAYSDVSIYIENGDKQYYNNEGVIQNGTTLVPLRGIFESLGATVQWNQKDKTIEATKGNTTVWLKIGSKTAKVNGKAVTIAVPPQVREGRTLVPLRFISQSLGETVHWDNATRTVSIGGDGTGSIQPSAWLGQYYNSGYSGSGMSTALYVYQKTPESISFVSQTGYRYDPTGGQLAGYQMPWEFNDYYGEAKLTSNNTASYSSRSCKATFEIVDESIRVHEISEEGSCHFTGLGIYFGGDYSAYRK; this is encoded by the coding sequence ATGAAGGTTTTAAGGTTCGTTCTTTTAAGCTTAGCACTATTTTGTATTTTTAATTTAAGTGTCAATCATGCTCATGCATATAGTGACGTTTCAATCTACATAGAAAATGGAGATAAACAATATTACAACAATGAGGGTGTAATTCAAAACGGCACGACATTAGTCCCGTTACGAGGAATCTTTGAATCGTTAGGTGCAACGGTTCAATGGAACCAAAAAGATAAAACCATTGAAGCTACAAAAGGTAACACAACGGTTTGGTTGAAAATAGGATCCAAGACAGCAAAAGTAAATGGAAAGGCAGTCACGATTGCTGTTCCGCCTCAAGTGAGGGAAGGGCGCACGCTTGTTCCTCTTCGTTTTATAAGTCAATCGTTAGGGGAAACAGTTCATTGGGATAACGCGACAAGAACTGTTTCCATAGGAGGAGATGGAACTGGAAGCATACAACCTTCAGCATGGTTAGGTCAATATTATAACTCTGGGTACTCTGGGAGTGGTATGTCTACAGCATTATATGTCTATCAAAAAACACCTGAGTCGATATCATTTGTTTCTCAAACGGGTTACCGCTATGATCCAACTGGTGGTCAGTTAGCTGGTTATCAAATGCCATGGGAATTTAATGATTATTATGGAGAAGCTAAATTAACTTCTAACAATACGGCATCTTATAGTAGTAGAAGTTGTAAAGCTACATTCGAAATAGTAGATGAATCGATTCGTGTTCACGAGATATCAGAAGAAGGAAGTTGTCATTTCACTGGGTTAGGTATATATTTTGGAGGCGATTATTCAGCATATAGAAAATAG
- a CDS encoding copper amine oxidase N-terminal domain-containing protein, with the protein MFKRLLFILPVFILTMFLVNNEGAEARTVVTIEGGTMVENRTLVPLRSIFEELGANVHWDAATKKITATKGSTKVILTVNSRHTSVNGKAVVIDVPAQVQKGRTLVPLRFVSEAMGASVDWDSQLYMATISSKEKDIFVFLPKKSSTNEQKALNLVKEYFDYDQGLSYSVENLHRGQFYLVEARADFGSGLLSLVDAFIIVPEMYSNGLYIQDILSEDGPDYFWGIVEVIRSGNFG; encoded by the coding sequence ATGTTTAAAAGACTACTTTTTATTTTACCAGTATTTATATTGACTATGTTTCTTGTAAATAACGAGGGTGCGGAAGCTAGAACTGTAGTTACTATTGAAGGTGGAACAATGGTTGAAAATAGGACTCTTGTACCTCTTCGTAGTATCTTTGAAGAGTTAGGTGCAAATGTACATTGGGATGCAGCGACGAAAAAAATTACAGCGACGAAAGGAAGTACAAAAGTCATTTTAACTGTTAACTCAAGACACACTAGCGTTAATGGTAAAGCGGTTGTCATTGATGTTCCCGCGCAAGTACAAAAAGGACGTACATTAGTACCATTGCGTTTTGTAAGTGAAGCAATGGGGGCTTCTGTTGATTGGGATTCACAGCTTTATATGGCAACAATTTCTTCAAAAGAGAAAGACATTTTTGTTTTTTTACCAAAGAAATCATCAACAAATGAACAAAAGGCGCTAAATCTTGTGAAAGAGTACTTTGACTACGACCAGGGTTTATCGTATTCAGTTGAAAACCTTCACCGTGGACAATTTTATCTTGTAGAAGCTAGAGCTGATTTTGGAAGTGGACTTTTATCATTAGTGGATGCATTCATTATCGTCCCGGAAATGTATTCTAATGGATTATACATACAAGACATATTATCTGAAGATGGGCCTGATTACTTCTGGGGTATTGTCGAAGTAATTCGTAGTGGGAACTTTGGATAA
- a CDS encoding CotS family spore coat protein encodes MDIPKKVMSHYSLKVKKVSLLSDKGKKAVWSIITSSGDYILKKVPIHEGRLAFMIRTIDHLNSNGVLTPGVINTSNGEGYVLVDDDFYVLFEAIKGKKPAYKKKKELEKIVRGLATFHKASSGIVISENMKPSYLLGGWKEDFQRRYNLLEKWKQERQNAPIKNKFDQQFLLHVDTFLNQCKAAMLMLHESCYDSWVEDTKVKNTICHQDFAAGNLAIDKNGHLNVFDMDSLTIDLPIRDIRKLLNKVMKKQPSWDLALMIEVMTFYQKVSPLSNEQYKVLVADLLFPHLFFGQVNKYYGKDEKEWSEKKHLERIKEMVQVELSKEAVIKDFFMTYLAKTLRLNPRACSMQDKQQDTPPI; translated from the coding sequence ATGGATATTCCAAAGAAGGTAATGTCACATTACTCACTAAAAGTTAAAAAAGTATCCTTACTGTCTGATAAGGGGAAAAAAGCCGTATGGTCTATTATCACTTCATCAGGAGACTATATTTTGAAAAAGGTTCCTATACATGAAGGTAGACTTGCATTTATGATCCGTACAATTGACCATTTAAATTCGAATGGAGTCCTTACACCGGGAGTTATAAATACAAGTAATGGAGAGGGTTATGTCTTAGTAGATGATGACTTCTATGTTTTATTTGAAGCCATTAAAGGTAAGAAGCCAGCTTATAAAAAGAAAAAAGAGTTAGAAAAAATTGTACGTGGATTAGCTACCTTTCACAAAGCATCATCAGGAATTGTAATCTCAGAGAATATGAAGCCTTCCTATCTACTAGGTGGATGGAAAGAAGATTTTCAAAGACGATATAATTTGTTAGAAAAATGGAAGCAAGAACGTCAAAATGCGCCAATCAAAAATAAATTTGATCAACAATTTCTCCTTCATGTGGATACTTTTCTAAATCAGTGTAAAGCGGCTATGTTGATGTTACATGAATCCTGTTACGACTCATGGGTTGAAGATACAAAAGTAAAGAACACAATTTGTCATCAAGACTTTGCCGCTGGTAATCTAGCAATCGATAAAAACGGACATCTAAATGTATTTGATATGGACTCCTTGACAATTGACCTTCCGATTAGAGATATTAGGAAACTATTAAATAAAGTGATGAAAAAGCAACCAAGCTGGGACCTCGCACTTATGATTGAGGTGATGACCTTCTACCAGAAAGTAAGTCCATTATCAAACGAACAATATAAAGTGTTAGTTGCCGACCTTCTATTTCCTCACCTCTTTTTTGGACAGGTAAACAAATACTACGGAAAAGATGAAAAAGAATGGAGCGAAAAAAAACATCTCGAACGCATAAAAGAAATGGTACAAGTAGAATTAAGTAAAGAAGCTGTAATTAAAGACTTCTTCATGACCTATTTAGCTAAAACACTGAGACTTAACCCCAGAGCCTGTTCAATGCAAGACAAACAACAAGACACCCCGCCTATATAA
- a CDS encoding PAS domain S-box protein, which translates to MKRIQEDKLFMNAFHFSSIGMAIVSTKGKWLKVNKSLCRILGYSEAELVQMTFQDLTYSEDLELDLTNVNRMLEGEIDCYQMEKRYIHKQNKIVWVLLSVSLVKDEKKNPLYFISQIEDITERKDLIEKLEKSEAKYRSWIQYSPEPMVIHSEGKVEYINEAGVNSIGARDYKELMGKNIMGIIHPDYLELVTQRMKESTMANKQLEPYEIKIIALNGKTLDVRISSIPIDYQGKHAYQVIFSNITQQKEMEAAIRKNEAQYKSLIEQNPDAVLAIDSEGRLIQTNKNCTRITGYTEEELLISTFHSLIVEEDLEKSVISFSKVLQGDTETIDVTINKKHGDKAILNVTSVPIYIDQTITGVYTVAKDITEQRRIEKELQVSNERFKAIFDKSGIGIILRNGTGEILEVNPTYLNMLGYSKEEVCDLADNIYHPDDVEEEKRLFTELVEGKRTSYQLEKRYIRKDGKLLYANVTVNALTGLEEGSIFAIGMVHDITDRKHSEKLMIESEERYRSVVELYPEGLFVHGKEDLKFINERTVELIGAANMQEVLEQPFINFIHPDQQQNVVESIDLILKGKLPVPLKDEVKYIRKDGKVFIGELTVTKIKYDEETCILGVIRDITKQKAINEKLEELSRIDGLTAIANRRSFDEELAKEWKRASINSTPLSLIMLDIDHFKAYNDTYGHSGGDECLKTIAQTLKNSIKFHSDFVARYGGEEFSVILPETSQEEAKAAANRLRSIIEELSIPHIGSKVSQYVTISLGVSTVIPTSQMQSKELIEKADKALYYSKGSGRNQVGVYIN; encoded by the coding sequence GTGAAACGAATTCAGGAAGATAAACTTTTTATGAACGCTTTTCATTTTTCCTCTATTGGAATGGCGATTGTGTCTACAAAGGGAAAATGGTTAAAAGTAAATAAATCTTTATGCAGAATTTTAGGATACTCAGAGGCGGAGCTTGTACAAATGACTTTTCAGGATTTAACCTATTCTGAGGATTTGGAATTAGACCTTACTAATGTCAATAGGATGTTAGAAGGTGAGATAGATTGTTATCAAATGGAAAAACGTTACATTCATAAACAAAACAAGATAGTATGGGTGTTATTAAGTGTTTCTCTGGTTAAAGATGAGAAGAAAAATCCATTATATTTTATATCGCAAATCGAAGACATAACAGAGCGCAAAGATTTAATAGAGAAATTAGAGAAAAGTGAAGCAAAATATCGAAGTTGGATTCAGTATTCACCAGAGCCAATGGTTATTCATTCTGAAGGAAAAGTTGAATATATAAATGAGGCAGGGGTTAATTCAATTGGTGCGAGGGACTACAAGGAATTAATGGGAAAAAATATTATGGGTATTATCCACCCTGATTATTTAGAATTAGTTACTCAACGCATGAAAGAATCAACCATGGCAAATAAACAATTAGAGCCGTATGAAATCAAAATAATTGCTTTAAATGGGAAAACATTAGATGTTAGAATCTCTTCAATTCCTATTGACTATCAAGGGAAACATGCCTATCAGGTTATTTTCTCAAATATAACACAACAAAAAGAGATGGAAGCAGCCATTAGAAAAAATGAAGCTCAATATAAATCATTAATTGAACAAAACCCTGATGCAGTTCTTGCGATTGATTCTGAAGGAAGACTTATCCAAACTAATAAGAACTGTACAAGAATAACTGGATATACGGAAGAAGAGCTGTTAATCAGTACATTTCATTCATTAATCGTAGAAGAAGATCTAGAAAAATCTGTAATTTCTTTTAGTAAAGTATTACAAGGAGATACAGAGACAATTGATGTTACAATCAATAAAAAACACGGGGATAAAGCCATCCTAAATGTAACGTCAGTTCCAATTTATATTGACCAAACGATTACAGGTGTTTATACGGTCGCAAAGGATATTACAGAACAAAGGCGAATTGAAAAGGAATTACAAGTAAGTAATGAGAGATTCAAAGCTATCTTTGACAAATCGGGTATCGGAATCATATTACGAAATGGTACTGGTGAGATATTAGAAGTCAATCCAACTTATTTAAACATGCTTGGATACAGTAAAGAAGAGGTGTGTGATTTAGCTGATAATATTTACCATCCTGATGATGTAGAAGAAGAAAAGAGATTATTTACAGAGCTAGTTGAAGGCAAGCGTACCTCTTATCAATTAGAAAAGCGTTATATACGTAAGGATGGAAAACTACTTTATGCAAATGTTACCGTAAACGCTTTAACAGGCTTAGAAGAAGGCAGTATTTTTGCTATAGGGATGGTTCATGATATAACGGACCGTAAGCATAGTGAGAAATTAATGATAGAAAGTGAAGAGCGTTATCGAAGTGTAGTAGAACTTTATCCAGAAGGTTTGTTTGTTCATGGGAAAGAAGACCTTAAATTTATAAACGAAAGAACTGTTGAGTTAATTGGTGCTGCTAATATGCAGGAAGTTCTTGAACAACCTTTTATCAACTTTATCCACCCTGACCAACAGCAAAATGTTGTGGAATCGATTGATTTAATTTTAAAAGGAAAACTTCCTGTTCCTCTAAAGGACGAGGTAAAATACATCCGTAAAGACGGTAAAGTATTCATAGGCGAACTTACAGTTACCAAAATTAAATATGATGAAGAGACATGTATTTTAGGTGTTATAAGAGACATAACAAAACAAAAAGCAATAAATGAAAAGCTTGAAGAACTATCTAGGATAGATGGCTTGACCGCTATTGCGAACCGTCGAAGCTTTGATGAAGAGCTAGCAAAAGAATGGAAACGAGCCTCAATTAATTCTACTCCACTTTCTTTAATTATGTTAGATATCGACCATTTTAAAGCATACAACGATACTTATGGTCATAGTGGTGGTGATGAATGTTTGAAAACCATCGCACAGACATTAAAGAATTCTATTAAGTTTCATAGTGACTTTGTGGCGCGATATGGTGGTGAAGAATTTTCAGTTATTCTACCTGAAACAAGTCAAGAAGAAGCTAAGGCTGCTGCTAATCGACTACGTTCCATTATTGAGGAACTAAGTATTCCTCATATCGGATCGAAAGTAAGCCAGTATGTCACCATAAGTTTAGGTGTTTCAACAGTTATTCCAACATCACAAATGCAATCAAAAGAGCTAATTGAAAAAGCAGACAAAGCATTATATTACTCGAAGGGGTCTGGTCGTAATCAAGTAGGGGTTTATATAAATTAG
- a CDS encoding DMT family transporter, with translation MVAVVIIYAGNILIGKAINDLPPFTIAMIRFMIAFAILFPIGFHAAWKNRATFLEHKVPFLIMTLSGVAFFNMFIYGALQYTSASNVAVLETVIPVTTILLSAFFLKERLIRIQWIGILLSFIGAIWVVLDGQFFQLTSMAWNIGDVIMIGAIISWAVYSIYVKQYMHLFPPYAAIFLMTGISMIVLFPFVVVEWVVMGIPTFDVSNHLPGLLYFGIFPSLVALVFYNRAVDLLGPSQASIFLNFLPVFTMIGAYLWLNETVTVVQVVGAFVVMGGVLLTTQVKKKEEKVDIPVVKEHA, from the coding sequence ATGGTGGCGGTTGTGATTATTTATGCAGGTAATATATTGATCGGAAAAGCGATCAATGATTTACCTCCATTTACGATTGCGATGATTCGGTTTATGATCGCATTTGCTATCCTGTTTCCAATTGGCTTTCATGCTGCGTGGAAAAATAGAGCGACATTTTTAGAACATAAGGTTCCATTTTTGATTATGACTTTATCAGGTGTAGCATTTTTCAATATGTTTATTTACGGTGCCTTACAATATACGAGCGCCTCAAATGTTGCTGTATTGGAAACAGTTATTCCTGTTACAACAATTTTATTAAGTGCTTTCTTTTTAAAGGAAAGGTTGATTCGTATTCAATGGATTGGAATCCTATTATCTTTCATTGGAGCGATTTGGGTTGTGTTAGATGGTCAGTTCTTTCAATTAACGTCAATGGCTTGGAATATTGGTGATGTAATTATGATTGGCGCTATTATCTCATGGGCTGTTTATTCTATTTACGTGAAGCAATACATGCATTTGTTTCCTCCATATGCAGCGATTTTCCTGATGACAGGAATTTCTATGATTGTATTGTTTCCATTTGTTGTGGTAGAGTGGGTTGTCATGGGAATACCTACATTTGATGTCTCAAATCATCTACCTGGTCTATTATATTTTGGGATATTCCCGTCCCTTGTGGCGTTAGTTTTCTATAATCGGGCCGTCGACTTACTCGGACCTTCACAGGCTTCTATCTTTTTAAATTTCCTTCCTGTCTTTACGATGATTGGCGCATACTTATGGTTAAACGAAACAGTCACAGTCGTGCAAGTCGTTGGGGCATTTGTCGTTATGGGCGGTGTACTATTGACTACCCAGGTAAAGAAGAAGGAAGAAAAAGTAGACATACCAGTAGTAAAAGAACATGCATAG
- a CDS encoding TetR/AcrR family transcriptional regulator yields the protein MSPRKPASQELTKEMILKEARIQFVIKGYNQVSVRNIAKKLGCSHGSIYYHFKNKAELFYAIVEEDFSVLNKLVDETIHGDEDDEKKLIILFIRFIEFGLNHQNQYELMFMVRNDEVDSLSQEAAHLSYQKFARAVQLLANNQLAIKDIWSAFISLHGFVSHHWGYVDSFEEARDGAIAHVNFILIALFPTDDTLDDL from the coding sequence ATGTCACCACGTAAGCCAGCATCTCAGGAATTAACTAAGGAAATGATTTTAAAAGAAGCTCGTATTCAGTTTGTAATAAAAGGATACAACCAAGTTTCAGTGCGTAACATTGCGAAGAAGCTAGGCTGTAGTCATGGCTCAATTTATTATCATTTTAAAAATAAAGCAGAATTGTTTTATGCAATAGTTGAAGAAGATTTTAGTGTACTTAATAAACTAGTAGATGAAACAATTCATGGCGATGAAGACGATGAGAAGAAGCTTATAATATTGTTTATACGGTTTATTGAATTTGGTTTAAATCATCAAAATCAATATGAGCTTATGTTTATGGTAAGAAATGACGAGGTAGATAGCTTGTCACAGGAAGCAGCACATCTTAGTTATCAAAAATTCGCTCGTGCTGTCCAATTGTTAGCAAACAACCAACTGGCGATTAAAGATATTTGGTCAGCATTCATATCACTACATGGATTTGTTTCTCACCATTGGGGCTACGTTGATAGTTTCGAAGAGGCAAGAGATGGAGCAATAGCTCATGTGAATTTTATTCTAATAGCATTGTTTCCTACGGATGATACTCTAGATGACTTGTAA
- a CDS encoding SDR family NAD(P)-dependent oxidoreductase, producing MEKALVVGASGGIGYALVCELASRGVEVVAFARNKEKLKKLFNNKSNVSIYSGDALNETDLIKSSEGVEVIFHALNFPYQEWEEKHPKCIKNMIRTAKAQQAKIALVDNIYAYGKNPGVLVTEETRKTPHTKKGKIRLEMENRLKESGIPSLIVHMPDVYGPNAENTMLHETLKNVIRNKNSNFIGHINIAREYLYTFDGAKGMVELAFREEAYNQNWNIPSSHPITGDKLLALLREEIGYQKSLRVVSKSMIRFLGIVSPSMKEMVEMMYLTEEPIILSGDKYEKEITTLPRTPYKQGIKETVDWMKQ from the coding sequence ATGGAAAAAGCGTTAGTTGTTGGGGCATCCGGTGGAATTGGCTATGCATTAGTTTGTGAGTTAGCTAGTAGAGGGGTAGAGGTTGTTGCTTTTGCGAGAAATAAGGAAAAGTTAAAGAAACTGTTCAACAATAAGTCTAATGTTTCAATTTATTCAGGTGATGCACTAAATGAAACGGACTTGATAAAATCATCTGAAGGCGTAGAGGTTATTTTCCATGCGCTTAATTTTCCATATCAAGAATGGGAAGAAAAGCATCCAAAGTGTATTAAAAATATGATTCGAACAGCTAAAGCGCAACAAGCAAAAATCGCTCTTGTCGATAATATTTATGCGTACGGTAAGAATCCAGGTGTATTAGTAACGGAAGAGACAAGAAAAACACCTCACACGAAAAAAGGGAAAATACGTTTAGAAATGGAAAATAGATTGAAAGAAAGTGGAATCCCTAGCCTCATTGTGCATATGCCAGATGTCTATGGTCCGAATGCAGAAAATACAATGCTTCATGAAACTTTAAAAAACGTCATAAGGAATAAAAACTCAAATTTCATTGGTCATATAAACATTGCTAGAGAGTATTTATATACATTCGATGGTGCAAAAGGAATGGTTGAATTAGCTTTCAGAGAAGAAGCATACAACCAAAACTGGAATATACCCTCATCTCACCCAATCACAGGTGACAAACTTTTAGCATTATTACGTGAAGAAATTGGGTACCAAAAATCACTCCGTGTAGTATCAAAATCGATGATTAGGTTCCTAGGAATAGTTTCTCCTTCCATGAAAGAAATGGTTGAGATGATGTATTTAACAGAAGAACCTATTATCCTAAGTGGAGATAAGTATGAAAAAGAAATAACAACATTGCCTCGAACTCCTTATAAACAAGGAATTAAGGAAACGGTAGATTGGATGAAACAATAG
- a CDS encoding DNA alkylation repair protein — MTNSLNSYVEKLVKIYSEYSDDKYAEWSINYLRNQFEFLGIRTPIRRRITKQFIKENGLPQKEELKDVIFMLWSLPEREYQKAALDILQITKKDFISEDMSWLSNLIVKKSWWDTVDVLSPHIMGYMFSNNRDLILAFADKWIEEDNIWLQRSAILYQLYYKDETDEERLFRYILRRESSDEFFVQKAIGWVLREYAKTFPENVKSFVANNNLKPLSKREALKHL, encoded by the coding sequence ATGACTAATTCACTAAATTCATACGTTGAAAAACTTGTGAAAATCTATTCTGAATACAGTGATGATAAATATGCCGAATGGTCTATAAATTATTTAAGAAACCAATTTGAGTTCTTAGGTATTCGAACACCCATTCGTCGAAGAATAACTAAACAATTTATAAAAGAAAATGGATTACCTCAAAAAGAGGAACTAAAGGATGTCATTTTTATGCTTTGGAGTCTTCCAGAGAGAGAATATCAGAAAGCAGCTCTTGATATTCTCCAAATAACAAAAAAAGATTTCATCAGCGAAGATATGTCATGGTTATCAAATTTGATCGTAAAAAAGTCGTGGTGGGATACGGTGGATGTACTTTCCCCTCATATCATGGGTTATATGTTTTCCAATAATAGGGACCTTATACTTGCATTTGCTGATAAATGGATTGAGGAGGACAACATTTGGCTACAGAGATCAGCGATATTGTATCAACTATACTACAAAGATGAAACAGATGAAGAACGCCTATTTCGATATATTTTAAGAAGAGAAAGTAGCGATGAATTTTTCGTACAAAAAGCAATTGGATGGGTATTACGTGAATATGCAAAAACTTTCCCTGAAAACGTAAAATCTTTTGTTGCTAACAATAACTTAAAACCACTTAGTAAACGAGAGGCTTTAAAACATCTCTGA
- a CDS encoding IS4 family transposase encodes MDKITRKTSFGQWFSPINLQLFEENVKTLKLDYYTKKLTTESFLKLLLFAQLQEIESLHALGDSLFDDKLQKEVNLDSISISQLSRRLNNMNPDLFQKLFLDLVAQIHVKTHPTKLIMPLKIIDSSTLPLNLTHHKWAKFRKTKAGVKVHLRLVFMENGLSYPEKAVITTAKEHDRGQLEVMIDNKECMYVFDRGYLDYERFDRMTDDGYFFLSRLRKNAVVREVYEFKLPEGSAVLSDQMVLIGTTQNRSENYFRLLKVKDSKGNELHLITNRFDLSAEEISEMYKSRWAIELFFKWIKQHLNIKKFYGHSEWAIQNQVFIALIVFCLHVLVQIETNSKRKTLQISRYLRAALWKPAYIWIRKIEGKAVP; translated from the coding sequence ATGGACAAGATTACACGAAAAACTTCATTTGGACAATGGTTTTCACCCATTAACCTTCAATTATTTGAAGAAAACGTGAAAACGTTGAAATTAGATTACTATACAAAAAAGTTAACGACCGAATCATTTCTAAAATTACTTCTTTTTGCACAACTTCAAGAAATCGAAAGTCTTCATGCACTGGGCGATAGTCTTTTTGATGACAAGCTGCAAAAAGAAGTTAACCTAGATTCTATCAGTATCTCTCAGCTATCACGGCGATTAAATAATATGAATCCTGACTTATTTCAAAAGCTTTTCTTAGATCTAGTAGCACAAATTCATGTCAAAACACACCCTACAAAACTGATTATGCCGTTAAAAATCATTGATTCAAGCACATTGCCACTTAATTTGACCCATCATAAATGGGCTAAGTTCCGCAAAACAAAAGCGGGAGTTAAGGTGCATTTGCGTCTTGTGTTTATGGAAAATGGACTTTCCTATCCTGAAAAAGCTGTTATTACAACGGCAAAAGAACACGATCGTGGTCAACTTGAAGTGATGATTGATAACAAAGAATGCATGTATGTGTTTGACCGTGGTTACCTTGATTACGAGCGATTTGATCGCATGACGGATGATGGCTACTTTTTTCTTTCAAGACTACGTAAAAATGCGGTCGTACGCGAAGTTTATGAATTTAAACTACCAGAAGGTTCAGCAGTATTATCAGATCAAATGGTATTGATTGGTACAACTCAAAACCGTAGTGAAAATTACTTTCGCCTATTAAAAGTGAAGGATTCAAAAGGAAATGAGCTTCATTTAATCACTAACCGTTTTGATTTGAGTGCTGAAGAGATTTCTGAGATGTATAAATCACGCTGGGCAATTGAACTGTTTTTCAAATGGATAAAACAGCATCTCAACATTAAAAAGTTCTATGGTCACAGCGAATGGGCGATTCAAAATCAAGTGTTTATTGCACTGATTGTTTTTTGCCTGCATGTTCTCGTTCAAATCGAAACGAATAGCAAGCGAAAAACCTTACAAATTAGCCGTTATTTAAGGGCTGCGCTATGGAAACCAGCGTATATCTGGATTCGAAAAATTGAAGGAAAAGCAGTCCCTTAA
- a CDS encoding rhodanese-like domain-containing protein, which yields MKKISPESFYKSMENQEKILLLDVRAEEKYKKFHIKGSTIENLNIPKTTIFDLEHDSEGSINDLAKDREVIVTCTTGNSATRCASILSQRDYKVSVLEGGITAWKEYCKDRE from the coding sequence ATGAAAAAAATTTCACCAGAATCATTTTATAAGAGTATGGAAAATCAAGAGAAAATTCTACTTCTAGATGTACGAGCAGAGGAGAAATATAAAAAGTTTCATATAAAGGGTTCAACAATTGAAAATCTAAACATACCGAAAACGACGATTTTTGATTTAGAACATGATAGTGAAGGTTCTATCAATGATTTGGCAAAAGACAGAGAAGTGATTGTTACTTGTACTACAGGAAACTCAGCGACAAGATGTGCTTCGATTCTATCACAAAGGGATTACAAGGTTTCTGTTTTAGAAGGTGGAATTACTGCCTGGAAAGAGTATTGTAAAGATAGAGAATAG
- a CDS encoding class I SAM-dependent methyltransferase, whose translation MLGYYSKLSSEVYDLDKYIGLSFGDVGFYSERLASCKGNVLEPGVGTGRILIPLLEKGLKVDGFDVSEEMLKICRHNCEKRGLHPKLFEGKMESVSLDSKYEAIIVPTGTFLLLHRRDDSVKALKNFYNHLSNGGRLILDIFLQTDVSIEKASTRTWQSKNGDIITLENKVVEVDYINQYTISHNRYEKWSNGELLQTELERFPLRWYGIEEFRMILEQIGFEDIIISADYEYGQYPTKSSQVITFEAVARR comes from the coding sequence ATGTTGGGTTACTATAGTAAACTTTCTTCGGAAGTATATGATCTAGATAAATATATTGGTCTTTCATTTGGAGATGTGGGATTTTATAGCGAGAGATTAGCTTCGTGTAAGGGCAACGTTCTTGAACCAGGGGTTGGAACGGGTAGAATTCTAATTCCACTGTTAGAGAAAGGCTTGAAAGTGGATGGTTTCGATGTTTCAGAAGAAATGTTAAAAATATGCCGTCACAACTGTGAAAAAAGAGGGTTACACCCAAAACTATTTGAAGGAAAAATGGAATCAGTCTCATTAGATTCAAAATATGAAGCTATTATCGTGCCAACCGGGACATTCCTACTGTTACATAGAAGAGATGATTCTGTTAAAGCATTAAAAAATTTCTATAACCATCTTTCTAATGGAGGTAGACTAATTTTAGATATTTTTTTACAAACGGATGTTTCGATTGAAAAAGCATCAACTAGAACTTGGCAATCTAAAAATGGGGATATTATCACGTTAGAAAATAAAGTAGTCGAAGTAGATTATATTAATCAATACACAATATCTCATAATCGCTACGAAAAGTGGAGTAACGGTGAGCTATTACAAACAGAACTTGAACGATTTCCACTACGTTGGTATGGAATAGAAGAATTCAGAATGATTCTTGAACAGATTGGGTTTGAAGATATTATAATATCAGCGGATTATGAGTACGGACAATACCCAACTAAGTCAAGCCAAGTTATTACCTTTGAAGCTGTTGCTAGGAGATAA